The following are from one region of the Paenibacillus sp. JZ16 genome:
- the fabD gene encoding ACP S-malonyltransferase — protein sequence MGKTAFIFPGQGAQSVGMGKDAYDAVPAARDLFLTADEQLGFPLSSIIFNGPDEDLKQTVNTQPALLATSMAYLEAIRGKGVEPDYVAGHSLGEYSALVCAGVLSFEEAVSIVRARGEYMEAAVPGGQGAMAAVLGADREALSELCKSITAEGHVVELANMNCPGQIVISGSAQGVAAAAERVKEAGGKRAIPLEVSGPFHSTLMKEAANRLADKLEQAAFNTPSVPVVANVTARPVEDAAAIRGLLVEQVYSPVLWHDSVEWMIAQGVDTFVEIGPGSVLSGLIKKIDKSVKVINVNSLDSVSSLETVV from the coding sequence TTGGGTAAAACAGCATTTATATTTCCAGGTCAGGGCGCTCAGTCCGTCGGAATGGGAAAGGATGCCTATGATGCGGTTCCTGCCGCAAGGGATTTGTTTCTTACCGCGGATGAACAGCTTGGATTTCCGCTCAGCTCCATTATTTTTAATGGTCCTGATGAAGATTTGAAACAAACGGTAAATACGCAGCCAGCTCTCCTCGCAACCAGCATGGCTTATCTGGAAGCCATTCGCGGCAAGGGGGTCGAACCGGATTACGTTGCGGGACATTCCCTTGGCGAATACAGCGCACTTGTATGTGCAGGCGTGCTCTCTTTCGAAGAAGCGGTATCGATCGTTAGAGCCCGCGGAGAATACATGGAGGCAGCCGTACCCGGAGGTCAAGGCGCCATGGCAGCCGTGCTTGGCGCAGACCGTGAGGCTTTGTCCGAGCTGTGCAAGAGCATTACGGCAGAGGGACATGTTGTAGAACTTGCGAACATGAACTGTCCGGGACAAATCGTCATCTCGGGTTCCGCACAGGGCGTCGCAGCTGCCGCAGAAAGAGTCAAGGAAGCAGGCGGCAAGCGGGCTATCCCTCTGGAGGTAAGCGGACCCTTCCATTCGACCTTGATGAAGGAGGCGGCTAACCGACTGGCTGATAAACTGGAGCAGGCTGCGTTTAATACCCCATCCGTTCCGGTAGTTGCCAATGTGACGGCGCGTCCGGTGGAAGATGCCGCTGCCATCCGCGGTCTGCTGGTGGAGCAGGTTTACTCCCCCGTGCTATGGCATGACAGCGTGGAATGGATGATCGCTCAAGGAGTGGACACCTTCGTCGAGATTGGTCCCGGCAGTGTTCTCAGCGGTTTGATCAAGAAGATTGACAAATCCGTCAAAGTCATTAATGTAAATAGTCTGGACAGCGTCAGCAGTTTGGAGACGGTCGTATAA
- the fabF gene encoding beta-ketoacyl-ACP synthase II: MKHRVVVTGMGVMTSIGQDLDTFWNSLMEGKSGVSRIEAFDVSDYTTQIAASMKDFNPEDYMDRKEARKMDRFVQLAVAAGAKALEDSGLEIGVNADAERVGVSIGSGIGGLGTWEDQHNILLEKGPKRVSPFFIPMMIANMASGQMSINLGAKGPNTTQVTACATGTHSIGDSYRLIQRGDADVMICGGAEATIRPTGMAGFCAMRAMSTRNDEPEKASRPFDTGRDGFVMGEGAGVLVIESLEHALKRGAKIYAEVVGYGLSADAHHITEPDPDGAARCMKMAIRDAGIAPEDVDYINAHGTSTPVGDRSETKAVKMALGDHAYKVAVSSTKSMTGHLLGAAGGVEAVICGLSLKNQTIAPTINLEDQDPECDLDYVPNHPRKADLDIVMSNSFGFGGHNATIILKKYAE; the protein is encoded by the coding sequence TTGAAACATAGAGTCGTTGTAACAGGAATGGGCGTCATGACCTCGATTGGTCAAGACCTGGATACATTCTGGAACAGTTTGATGGAAGGCAAGTCCGGCGTATCCCGCATCGAAGCATTTGATGTGAGTGATTACACAACACAGATTGCAGCATCCATGAAGGATTTTAATCCGGAGGATTACATGGATCGCAAAGAAGCCCGCAAGATGGACCGTTTTGTACAGCTTGCGGTTGCAGCCGGTGCGAAGGCGCTGGAGGACAGTGGCCTTGAAATTGGCGTGAATGCCGATGCAGAACGGGTTGGCGTTTCGATCGGATCGGGTATCGGCGGTTTGGGAACTTGGGAAGATCAGCATAATATCTTGCTCGAAAAAGGCCCGAAACGTGTAAGTCCCTTCTTTATTCCAATGATGATCGCTAACATGGCCTCAGGCCAGATGTCGATCAATCTGGGAGCCAAGGGTCCGAACACTACACAGGTTACGGCTTGTGCTACCGGAACGCATTCGATCGGCGATTCATACCGTCTGATACAGCGCGGTGATGCCGATGTCATGATCTGCGGCGGGGCGGAGGCAACCATTCGTCCAACAGGGATGGCTGGTTTCTGCGCTATGCGTGCAATGTCAACCCGCAATGACGAGCCGGAAAAAGCCAGCCGGCCATTCGATACCGGCCGCGACGGTTTTGTTATGGGTGAAGGCGCGGGCGTGCTTGTGATCGAATCCCTGGAGCATGCGTTGAAACGCGGTGCCAAAATTTATGCCGAGGTGGTTGGCTATGGCCTTAGTGCCGATGCCCATCATATTACCGAGCCGGATCCGGATGGAGCAGCTCGCTGCATGAAGATGGCGATCCGTGACGCAGGCATTGCGCCGGAGGATGTGGATTATATTAATGCTCACGGGACTTCAACGCCGGTGGGAGACCGCTCGGAAACCAAGGCCGTTAAGATGGCTCTCGGTGACCATGCCTATAAAGTAGCCGTTAGTTCAACCAAGTCGATGACGGGGCATTTGCTAGGCGCTGCCGGCGGCGTTGAAGCGGTTATCTGCGGACTGAGCTTGAAGAACCAAACCATTGCACCAACGATTAACCTGGAGGATCAAGATCCGGAGTGCGATCTTGACTACGTACCGAATCACCCGCGTAAAGCCGATTTGGATATCGTCATGTCCAATTCGTTCGGATTTGGCGGGCATAATGCCACGATTATCCTGAAAAAATACGCCGAGTAA
- the fabG gene encoding 3-oxoacyl-[acyl-carrier-protein] reductase, with translation MSEALKGQTALVTGASRGIGRSIALGLADLGANVAVNYAGSEAAAAEVVEAIRAKGVSAIAVKSNVGRTEEADAMVKQVLETFGRIDILVNNAGITRDNLIMRMKEEEFDQVIETNLKGVFNCLKAVTRPMMKQRYGRIINISSVVGALGNPGQANYVAAKAGVIGLTKSAARELASRGITVNAVAPGFIDTDMTRELPEDMREGLLGGIPLARLGQPEEIAGVVAFLASSSASYMTGQVLHVDGGMYM, from the coding sequence ATGAGTGAAGCTCTAAAAGGACAGACTGCGCTTGTTACGGGTGCTTCCCGCGGCATTGGCCGGAGCATTGCTCTCGGACTAGCCGATCTGGGCGCTAACGTTGCTGTCAATTATGCAGGCAGCGAAGCAGCTGCAGCCGAGGTTGTGGAAGCGATTCGCGCAAAAGGCGTATCGGCCATCGCGGTTAAATCCAACGTTGGACGGACCGAAGAAGCCGATGCCATGGTAAAGCAGGTGTTGGAGACTTTTGGTCGAATTGATATCCTGGTGAATAATGCAGGGATCACTAGAGACAATCTAATCATGCGGATGAAGGAAGAGGAGTTCGATCAGGTAATCGAAACGAATCTGAAAGGGGTATTCAATTGCCTTAAGGCGGTGACGCGTCCTATGATGAAACAACGTTATGGGCGCATTATCAATATATCCTCCGTTGTCGGAGCGCTTGGCAATCCGGGGCAGGCCAACTATGTTGCGGCCAAAGCCGGAGTCATCGGTCTGACCAAATCAGCCGCTCGGGAGCTCGCTTCCCGTGGAATTACGGTGAACGCCGTGGCACCTGGTTTTATCGATACCGATATGACCCGGGAACTTCCTGAGGACATGCGGGAAGGCCTGCTTGGCGGAATTCCGCTCGCCCGTCTGGGGCAGCCGGAGGAGATTGCCGGCGTGGTTGCTTTTCTAGCATCTTCCAGTGCATCCTATATGACTGGACAAGTGCTGCATGTGGATGGCGGCATGTATATGTAG
- the rnc gene encoding ribonuclease III: MSGDLKQLQHKLQIQFRNAMLLKQAFTHASYVNEHRFSQSQDNERLEFLGDAVLELTVSEFLYNLFPDRPEGELTKLRAAIVCEPSLVQFAVGLDFGRYVLLGKGEEMTGGRTRPALLADVFESFVGALYLDQGLEAVRRFLSDHVFPTVTVNGRPQMSDYKTELQELTQHHGMGALEYRIVEERGPAHEREFVSEVYMGSECLGRGSGRSKKEAEQQAAAVALKQLKRADA, from the coding sequence TTGAGTGGAGATCTGAAGCAGTTACAGCATAAACTTCAAATCCAGTTTCGCAATGCAATGCTGCTGAAGCAGGCCTTTACCCACGCATCTTATGTAAACGAACATCGCTTCAGTCAGAGCCAGGACAACGAGCGTCTTGAATTTCTAGGGGATGCTGTTCTGGAGCTGACGGTGAGCGAATTCTTATACAACCTTTTTCCGGACCGTCCGGAAGGCGAGTTAACCAAGCTGCGGGCCGCTATCGTATGTGAGCCCTCCCTGGTGCAATTCGCTGTAGGTCTGGACTTTGGTCGTTACGTTCTGCTAGGCAAAGGAGAGGAAATGACGGGCGGTCGAACCCGCCCGGCTCTTCTGGCAGACGTATTTGAGTCATTTGTGGGGGCGCTTTATCTGGATCAGGGATTGGAAGCGGTTCGCCGGTTTTTAAGCGACCATGTCTTTCCCACGGTGACCGTCAACGGTCGTCCGCAGATGAGCGATTATAAGACTGAGCTTCAGGAACTGACCCAGCATCACGGCATGGGCGCACTGGAATATCGTATCGTAGAAGAGCGAGGACCGGCACATGAGCGGGAGTTTGTCTCGGAGGTATACATGGGAAGCGAATGTCTTGGACGCGGAAGCGGCAGATCCAAGAAAGAAGCCGAGCAGCAGGCAGCGGCAGTAGCCTTAAAGCAGCTGAAACGTGCGGATGCCTAA
- the acpP gene encoding acyl carrier protein — protein sequence MSDVLERVKRIVIDRLGVDEADVTLEASFKDDLGADSLDVVELVMELEDEFDMEISDEDAEKITTVGEVVNYIQSHT from the coding sequence ATGTCCGATGTATTGGAACGCGTGAAACGCATCGTTATCGACCGCCTGGGTGTTGACGAAGCCGACGTAACATTAGAAGCATCTTTCAAAGACGACCTTGGAGCTGATTCTCTCGATGTAGTTGAATTGGTGATGGAGTTGGAAGATGAGTTTGATATGGAGATCTCTGATGAAGATGCGGAGAAAATTACGACCGTAGGTGAAGTTGTAAACTACATACAATCTCATACCTAA